A genome region from Chloroflexia bacterium SDU3-3 includes the following:
- a CDS encoding cellulase family glycosylhydrolase, with protein MAYSSSAQKKRSRALPILSALVLIVLLLPSFIVQPPTANAAGVGFWHTSGSQILDSQNQPVRITGINWFGLETPNYALHGLWARNYRDVLDQIKSLGFNTLRLPYSNQLFDASSTPNSVDAVQNPELQGLSGLQIMDKVIEYSGKIGLRILLDRHRPDSGGQSSLWYTSKYSEARWISDWEMLAARYQGNPTVIGADLHNEPHAPEACWGCGDTTRDWRLAAERAGNAILDVNPNWLIFVEGVSCFGVNGDVQPPVYGGTADCNWWGGNLQGAKDYPVRLNVPNRLVYAPHEYATSVASQSWFSDPTYPANMPAIWDKNWGYLHKQNIAPVMIGEFGSRLTAEVDQIWLTELMKYMGKGTGGIGFTYWSLNPNSGDTGGILSDDWTSVDTVKYNYLKDYLLPLDLAVPATATPTQDPNQPTAQPVSGLKVQYKAGEASATTSQVKPHIKLINGGTTAVNLSDLTVRYWYTTDGAAGQSTFCDYALITCAAVTTKFTSMATPADAANGYLEVGFTSAAGTLRSGGDTGDIQLRVVRSDWGALTQTNDYSFDATKTAYADWNRLTVYYKGSLIYGVEPTVAAVTVTPTATRTATAIATATRTATPATATATGIPATATRTPTPATATATGIPATATPTAVVPTSVGAGCQVTYSITNQWNTGFQADVTIKNTSTSAISGWTLAWSFANGQAVSNAWNATVTQTGASVSAKDGGWNGSIAPGGTASFGFQGSYSGSNAKPASFTLNGVACTQ; from the coding sequence ATGGCTTATTCATCTTCTGCGCAGAAAAAGCGGTCGCGCGCGCTGCCGATCCTATCGGCGCTGGTGCTGATCGTGCTCTTGTTGCCATCGTTTATCGTTCAGCCGCCTACCGCAAATGCGGCGGGAGTCGGTTTCTGGCACACCAGCGGCAGCCAGATCCTCGATTCGCAGAACCAGCCGGTGCGCATCACTGGCATCAACTGGTTTGGCCTTGAGACGCCAAACTACGCCCTGCACGGCCTGTGGGCGCGCAACTACCGCGATGTGCTCGACCAGATCAAGAGCCTGGGCTTCAACACCCTGCGCCTGCCCTACTCCAACCAGCTGTTCGACGCGAGCAGCACGCCCAACAGCGTGGATGCCGTCCAGAACCCCGAGCTACAGGGCCTGAGCGGCCTGCAGATCATGGACAAGGTGATCGAGTACTCGGGCAAGATCGGCCTGCGCATCCTGCTGGATCGCCACCGCCCCGACTCCGGCGGTCAGTCCTCGCTCTGGTACACCAGCAAATATTCCGAGGCCCGCTGGATCAGCGACTGGGAGATGCTGGCCGCCCGCTACCAGGGTAACCCCACCGTGATCGGTGCCGATCTGCACAACGAGCCGCACGCCCCCGAGGCCTGCTGGGGCTGCGGCGATACCACCCGCGACTGGCGGCTGGCCGCCGAGCGCGCGGGCAACGCCATCCTCGATGTCAACCCCAACTGGCTGATCTTTGTCGAGGGCGTCAGCTGCTTTGGCGTGAACGGCGACGTTCAGCCGCCAGTGTATGGTGGCACCGCCGACTGCAACTGGTGGGGCGGCAACCTGCAGGGCGCGAAGGACTACCCGGTGCGCCTGAATGTGCCAAATCGCCTGGTCTACGCCCCCCACGAGTACGCCACCTCGGTGGCCTCGCAGTCGTGGTTCTCCGACCCGACCTACCCGGCCAACATGCCCGCGATCTGGGACAAGAACTGGGGCTACCTGCACAAGCAGAACATTGCCCCGGTGATGATCGGCGAGTTCGGCTCGCGCCTGACCGCCGAGGTTGACCAGATCTGGCTGACCGAGCTGATGAAGTATATGGGCAAGGGTACCGGTGGTATCGGTTTCACATACTGGTCGCTCAACCCCAACTCGGGCGATACCGGCGGCATCCTCAGCGATGACTGGACCAGCGTCGACACCGTGAAGTACAACTATCTGAAGGACTACCTGCTGCCGCTGGATCTGGCGGTGCCAGCCACTGCGACGCCCACCCAGGATCCCAATCAGCCTACCGCCCAGCCTGTCAGCGGCCTGAAGGTACAGTACAAGGCTGGCGAGGCAAGCGCTACCACCAGCCAGGTCAAGCCGCACATTAAACTGATCAATGGCGGCACCACGGCGGTGAATCTCTCCGACCTGACCGTGCGCTACTGGTACACCACCGATGGCGCCGCTGGGCAGAGCACCTTCTGCGACTACGCGCTGATCACCTGCGCGGCGGTGACCACCAAGTTCACCAGCATGGCCACCCCCGCCGATGCCGCGAACGGCTATCTGGAGGTGGGCTTCACCAGCGCCGCTGGTACGCTGAGGAGCGGCGGCGACACCGGCGACATCCAGCTGCGCGTGGTGCGCTCCGACTGGGGCGCGCTGACCCAGACCAACGACTACTCGTTTGACGCCACCAAGACCGCTTACGCCGACTGGAATCGCCTTACGGTCTACTATAAGGGCAGCCTGATCTATGGCGTCGAGCCGACCGTCGCTGCGGTCACGGTCACGCCCACGGCCACGCGCACTGCTACTGCTATCGCTACGGCCACCCGCACGGCCACGCCAGCGACGGCGACCGCCACGGGCATCCCGGCCACCGCGACGCGCACGCCGACGCCAGCGACGGCCACGGCCACGGGCATCCCGGCCACCGCGACGCCCACCGCCGTGGTGCCGACAAGCGTCGGTGCTGGCTGCCAGGTGACCTATAGCATCACCAACCAGTGGAACACTGGCTTCCAGGCCGATGTGACGATCAAAAACACCAGCACGAGCGCGATTAGCGGGTGGACGCTGGCCTGGAGCTTTGCCAATGGCCAAGCCGTTTCCAACGCCTGGAATGCGACCGTGACCCAGACCGGCGCAAGCGTGAGCGCCAAGGATGGCGGCTGGAACGGCAGCATCGCGCCGGGCGGCACGGCCAGCTTTGGCTTCCAGGGCAGCTACAGCGGCAGCAACGCCAAGCCCGCCAGCTTTACGCTGAATGGAGTGGCCTGCACACAGTAG
- a CDS encoding beta-glucosidase, translating to MPMKWLQRASLFSIALVTALVSSFPQAQAQATLPYKNAQLPVADRVADLLSRMTLDEKIGQMTQADSSAVPNPGDLTTYGLGSILSGGDSTPSSNTPTAWADMVDRYQTAAMQSRLGIPMLYGIDAVHGNSKVVGAVIFPHNIGLGATRNPDLVKQIGAATAEEVYPIGVRWTFAPCLCVARDERWGRTYESFGEDPEIATSMVPIIDGYQGTSLSSPNTVLASAKHYLADGGTAWGSASTGLDQGNATMSESELRRIHLAPFVEAVKHNVGTIMPSYSSWNGTKMHANAYLLTDVLKGELGFKGFVISDWAAIDQIPGDYASDVRTAVNAGVDMVMVPDKYPTFISTLRSEVQAGRVTTARINDAVSRILTKKFELGLFEKPYADRTNIGNIGSQAHRDLARKAVRESLVLLKNAQSLLPLSPSAGKILVAGKSADDIGMQSGGWTISWQGKSGNITPGTTILQGIRSAASGSQVTYVRNPSSSQVSGYNVGVVVVGESPYAEMHGDDADLSLDAEDTATVQRVCAAMPCVVVLVSGRPMIVNTQIDQSRAFVAAWLPGTEGAGVADVLFGAANFTGKLPMTWPRSMSQIPINVGDASYDPLFAYGYGLSYSTAPTATPTSVPPTATSTALPTATPVPPTATPTATRTSTPTVAPGTPTSTSVPPTATAVPPTATPIPPTATPVPGTCGTANLALGRTASASTVEDTSTYAASAAVDGNATTRWSSAFSDPQWLQVDLGSTQSLCRVRLVWEAAYATAYQVQVSNDASSWTTIANVTGNVGGTNDLAISGSGRYLRVYGTARATAYGYSLYELEAYGTGSAPTATPVLPTATAQPSTPTATAQPSTPTATPQAGAGCQVAYVINNQWGQGFTADVTIKNTGVSAIGGWTLAWTFGGNQQISNAWNTTLTQTGASVSAKDYGWNGSIAPGATATFGFQASYSGTNAKPTSFTVNGAACSVAP from the coding sequence ATGCCTATGAAATGGCTACAGCGAGCATCTCTTTTTTCTATTGCGCTTGTTACCGCACTTGTTAGCTCGTTTCCGCAGGCCCAGGCCCAGGCGACGCTGCCCTATAAGAACGCGCAGCTTCCCGTGGCCGACCGCGTGGCCGACCTGCTCTCGCGCATGACGCTGGATGAGAAGATCGGCCAGATGACCCAGGCCGACAGCAGCGCCGTGCCAAACCCAGGCGACCTGACGACCTATGGCCTCGGCTCCATCCTCAGCGGCGGCGACTCGACCCCATCCAGCAACACGCCCACCGCCTGGGCCGACATGGTCGACCGCTACCAGACGGCGGCCATGCAGAGCCGCCTGGGCATCCCCATGCTCTACGGCATCGACGCGGTCCACGGCAACAGCAAGGTGGTGGGCGCGGTGATCTTCCCGCACAACATCGGCCTAGGCGCGACCCGCAACCCCGATCTGGTCAAGCAGATCGGGGCGGCCACCGCCGAGGAGGTCTACCCCATCGGCGTGCGCTGGACCTTTGCGCCCTGCCTGTGCGTGGCCCGCGACGAGCGCTGGGGCCGCACCTACGAGTCGTTTGGCGAAGATCCCGAGATCGCCACATCCATGGTGCCGATCATCGACGGCTACCAGGGCACCAGCCTGAGCAGCCCCAACACGGTGCTGGCCAGCGCCAAGCACTACCTGGCCGACGGCGGCACCGCCTGGGGCAGCGCGAGCACCGGCCTCGATCAGGGCAACGCGACCATGAGCGAGTCCGAGCTGCGGCGCATCCACCTGGCCCCCTTCGTCGAGGCGGTCAAGCACAACGTCGGCACGATCATGCCCTCGTACAGCAGCTGGAATGGCACCAAGATGCACGCCAACGCCTACCTGCTGACCGATGTGCTGAAGGGCGAGCTGGGCTTCAAGGGCTTTGTGATCTCGGACTGGGCCGCCATCGACCAGATCCCGGGCGACTACGCCAGCGATGTGCGCACGGCGGTTAACGCGGGCGTGGACATGGTGATGGTGCCCGATAAGTACCCCACCTTCATCAGTACGCTGCGCTCCGAGGTGCAGGCTGGCCGTGTGACCACCGCCCGCATCAACGATGCGGTGAGCCGCATCCTCACCAAGAAGTTTGAGCTGGGTCTGTTCGAGAAGCCCTACGCCGACCGCACCAATATCGGCAATATTGGCTCGCAGGCCCACCGCGACCTGGCCCGCAAGGCGGTGCGCGAGTCGCTGGTGCTGCTGAAGAACGCCCAGAGCCTGCTGCCGCTCTCGCCCTCGGCGGGCAAGATCTTGGTGGCCGGGAAGAGCGCCGATGATATCGGCATGCAGTCGGGCGGCTGGACGATCAGCTGGCAGGGCAAGAGCGGCAACATCACCCCTGGCACCACCATCCTGCAGGGCATCCGCAGCGCGGCCTCCGGCAGCCAGGTCACCTATGTGCGCAACCCCAGCTCGTCGCAGGTGAGCGGCTACAACGTGGGCGTGGTGGTGGTGGGCGAGTCGCCCTACGCCGAGATGCACGGCGATGACGCCGACCTCTCGCTCGACGCCGAGGATACCGCCACGGTGCAGCGCGTGTGCGCGGCCATGCCCTGCGTGGTGGTGCTGGTCTCGGGCCGCCCCATGATCGTGAACACCCAGATCGACCAGTCGCGGGCCTTTGTGGCGGCCTGGCTGCCCGGCACCGAGGGCGCTGGCGTGGCCGATGTGCTGTTCGGCGCGGCCAACTTCACCGGCAAGCTGCCCATGACATGGCCGCGCAGCATGAGCCAGATCCCGATCAACGTGGGCGATGCCAGCTACGACCCGCTGTTCGCCTATGGCTACGGCCTGAGCTACAGCACCGCGCCCACCGCCACGCCCACCAGCGTGCCGCCCACCGCCACCAGCACCGCTCTCCCCACAGCGACGCCGGTGCCGCCCACGGCCACGCCTACCGCTACCCGCACCAGCACGCCCACCGTCGCGCCGGGCACGCCCACCAGCACCAGCGTGCCACCCACGGCCACGGCTGTTCCGCCCACCGCTACGCCTATCCCGCCCACCGCCACGCCGGTGCCTGGCACCTGCGGCACCGCCAACCTGGCGCTGGGGCGCACCGCCAGCGCCTCGACGGTGGAGGACACCAGCACCTACGCGGCCTCGGCGGCGGTCGATGGCAACGCTACCACGCGCTGGTCAAGCGCGTTTAGCGACCCCCAGTGGCTGCAGGTCGATCTGGGCAGCACCCAGAGCCTCTGCCGCGTGCGTCTGGTCTGGGAGGCCGCCTACGCCACCGCCTACCAGGTGCAGGTGTCGAATGACGCCAGCAGCTGGACCACCATCGCCAATGTGACGGGGAATGTGGGCGGCACCAACGACCTCGCCATCAGCGGCAGCGGGCGCTACCTGCGCGTGTACGGCACCGCCCGCGCCACCGCCTACGGCTACTCGCTCTACGAGCTTGAGGCCTATGGTACGGGCAGCGCGCCCACGGCCACGCCCGTGCTCCCCACGGCCACGGCGCAGCCCAGCACCCCCACGGCCACGGCGCAGCCCAGCACCCCCACCGCAACGCCGCAGGCGGGCGCGGGCTGCCAGGTGGCCTATGTGATCAACAACCAGTGGGGCCAGGGCTTCACGGCGGATGTTACAATCAAGAACACCGGCGTGAGCGCGATCGGCGGCTGGACGTTGGCCTGGACGTTTGGCGGCAATCAGCAGATCTCGAACGCCTGGAACACCACGCTGACCCAGACCGGCGCGAGCGTGAGCGCCAAGGACTACGGCTGGAACGGCAGCATCGCCCCCGGCGCTACGGCTACGTTTGGCTTCCAGGCCAGCTACAGCGGCACCAACGCCAAGCCCACCAGCTTCACAGTCAACGGTGCCGCCTGCTCGGTCGCGCCCTAG
- a CDS encoding glycosyl hydrolase family 5: MRRHTTSAIRLGATLLATSLLAGALPGHMALAAPAADPAANERVTNGTFDTDAYGPWWGSANTALDVVDGKLCVDVAGGTANPWDAMIGQSNVLLENGESYLFSFEASASAPTSVQTTVQIGESPYTAALAQRVDVGTAPQSFSFPFTSNIGTSTGQVTFQMGGGAAVTVCLDNISLLGGQGTPPTYEPDTGPRVRVNQLGYAPGLPKRATVVTDSATPVAWELRNSAGATVMSGSAAEYGYDAASGDTVQRIDFSSYAGTGSGFTLVADGETSYPFTIASTLYDTLRYDALAYFYHNRSGIPIEAQYVGEQYARPAGHVGIAPNQGDTSVPCAADVPCDYRLDVSGGWYDAGDQGKYVVNGGISVWMLQNQYERLSKVDRAALADFGDGALQIPERQNGAPDLLDEARWEMEFLLKMQVPAGQPLAGMAHHKMHDANWTGFPMRPDLDSQPRVLRPPSTAATLNLAAAAAQCARVWQPYDAAFADRCLAAAQTAWQAALAHPSVLAPASDGTGGGAYNDTDVSDEFYWAAAELFATTGEAQYHSFMAGSPHYALKTLPNGIYWGAVAPLGDLSLLLAEQRLTPAERQTALASLTSYADAQLATIGGQGYPAATSTFYWGSNSDILNRLLLVSAAYDYTGAQKYLDGVAEGFDYILGRNALNHSYVTGYGTVSSQNQHHRFWAHQTDAAYPNPAPGAISGGANSGLDDPYVQKLLTGCKPQKCFIDHIDSYSTNEVAINWNAPLAWVAGFLSSKAHTAPLATSLCASPVDLAASGSYDVAAGGTCFRYTNMSFGKGGLFNVRNLSLGATNTVLWQGVRDQNERNCSLQSAKLSGMGGQVNNIAVARSADGAMYLIVKGSIANRVQISVVDWRNGSGC; the protein is encoded by the coding sequence ATGCGACGACACACAACCTCCGCCATTCGGCTTGGCGCTACGCTGCTGGCCACATCGCTGCTAGCTGGCGCGCTGCCGGGCCACATGGCGCTCGCCGCGCCCGCCGCCGACCCGGCAGCCAATGAGCGCGTGACCAACGGCACCTTCGACACCGACGCCTACGGCCCCTGGTGGGGCAGCGCCAACACCGCGCTGGATGTGGTGGATGGCAAGCTCTGCGTGGATGTGGCGGGCGGCACGGCCAACCCCTGGGATGCCATGATCGGCCAGAGCAACGTGCTGCTGGAAAATGGCGAGTCCTACCTGTTCTCCTTCGAGGCCTCGGCCAGCGCGCCCACCTCGGTGCAGACCACGGTGCAGATCGGCGAGTCGCCCTACACCGCCGCGCTGGCCCAGCGGGTGGATGTCGGCACCGCGCCGCAGAGCTTCTCCTTCCCGTTCACGTCGAATATCGGCACCAGCACCGGCCAGGTCACCTTCCAGATGGGCGGCGGCGCGGCGGTGACGGTCTGCCTTGACAACATCTCGCTGCTGGGTGGCCAGGGCACCCCGCCCACCTACGAGCCGGACACCGGCCCGCGCGTGCGGGTGAACCAGCTGGGCTACGCGCCCGGCCTGCCCAAGCGCGCCACCGTGGTGACCGACAGCGCCACGCCGGTGGCCTGGGAGCTGCGCAACAGCGCTGGCGCAACCGTGATGAGCGGTTCAGCCGCCGAATACGGCTATGATGCGGCCTCCGGCGACACCGTGCAGCGGATCGACTTTTCCAGCTACGCTGGCACTGGCAGCGGTTTCACGCTGGTGGCCGATGGCGAGACCAGCTACCCCTTCACCATCGCCAGCACGCTCTACGACACGCTGCGCTACGACGCGCTGGCCTACTTCTACCACAACCGCAGCGGCATCCCGATCGAGGCGCAGTACGTGGGCGAGCAGTACGCCCGCCCGGCTGGCCACGTGGGCATCGCGCCCAACCAGGGCGACACCAGCGTGCCCTGCGCCGCCGATGTGCCCTGCGACTACCGCCTGGATGTCTCGGGCGGCTGGTACGACGCGGGCGACCAGGGCAAGTATGTGGTGAACGGCGGCATCTCGGTCTGGATGCTGCAGAACCAGTACGAGCGGCTGTCCAAGGTCGACCGCGCGGCCCTGGCCGACTTCGGCGATGGTGCGCTGCAGATCCCCGAGCGCCAGAACGGCGCGCCCGACCTACTGGATGAGGCCCGCTGGGAGATGGAGTTCCTGCTGAAGATGCAGGTGCCCGCCGGTCAGCCGCTGGCTGGCATGGCCCACCACAAGATGCACGACGCGAACTGGACCGGCTTCCCCATGCGGCCCGACCTCGACTCGCAGCCGCGCGTGCTGCGCCCGCCGAGCACCGCCGCCACGCTGAACCTGGCCGCCGCCGCCGCGCAGTGCGCCCGTGTCTGGCAGCCCTACGACGCGGCCTTCGCCGACCGCTGCCTGGCCGCCGCGCAGACTGCCTGGCAGGCCGCCCTGGCCCACCCCAGCGTGCTGGCCCCGGCCAGCGATGGCACCGGCGGCGGCGCGTACAACGACACCGATGTGAGCGACGAGTTCTACTGGGCCGCCGCCGAGCTGTTCGCCACCACCGGCGAGGCGCAGTACCACAGCTTCATGGCTGGCTCGCCCCACTACGCCCTGAAAACGCTGCCAAACGGCATCTACTGGGGCGCGGTCGCGCCGCTGGGCGATCTCTCGCTGCTGCTGGCCGAGCAGCGCCTGACCCCCGCCGAGCGCCAGACGGCGCTGGCCTCGCTCACCAGCTACGCCGACGCGCAGCTTGCCACCATCGGCGGGCAGGGCTACCCCGCCGCCACCAGCACCTTCTACTGGGGCTCGAACTCCGACATCCTCAACCGCCTGCTGCTGGTGTCCGCCGCCTACGACTACACCGGCGCGCAGAAGTACCTGGATGGCGTGGCCGAGGGCTTCGACTACATCCTGGGACGCAACGCGCTCAACCACTCGTACGTCACCGGCTACGGCACGGTCTCCTCGCAGAACCAGCACCACCGCTTCTGGGCGCACCAGACCGACGCGGCCTACCCCAACCCCGCGCCTGGCGCGATCTCGGGCGGCGCGAACAGCGGGCTGGATGACCCCTATGTTCAGAAGCTGCTGACCGGCTGCAAGCCGCAGAAGTGCTTTATCGACCACATCGACTCGTACTCCACCAACGAGGTGGCGATCAACTGGAATGCCCCGCTGGCCTGGGTGGCGGGCTTCCTGAGCAGCAAGGCCCACACCGCCCCGCTGGCGACCAGCCTGTGCGCCAGCCCGGTCGACCTGGCCGCCAGCGGCAGCTACGACGTGGCAGCGGGGGGCACCTGCTTCCGCTACACCAACATGTCGTTTGGCAAGGGCGGCCTGTTCAATGTGCGCAACCTATCGCTGGGCGCGACCAACACCGTGCTCTGGCAGGGGGTGCGCGACCAGAACGAGCGCAACTGCTCGCTGCAGAGCGCCAAGCTCAGCGGGATGGGCGGGCAGGTCAATAATATCGCCGTGGCACGCAGCGCAGATGGCGCGATGTACCTGATTGTAAAGGGATCTATCGCTAATCGCGTGCAGATATCTGTTGTGGACTGGCGCAATGGAAGTGGCTGCTAG
- a CDS encoding xyloglucanase: MRFPGKVAAVALAVGMLPSIAGLAHAAPLHVASTPYSWKNVEIAGGGFVPGIIFNTKEKDLIYARTDIGGAYRWDPAAKRWVQLLNWVGAAEWGLSGISSLATDPVDPNRVYLAAGTYTNSWESTNGAILRSTDRGNTWQRTSLPFKLGGNMPGRGMGERLAIDPNKNNIIFFGAPSGNGLWKSSDYGVTWAKVTSFPNPGNYIAVPGDAYQGDTPGVLWETFVPSTGAAGSATQTIYAGVADTASSIYRSTDGGATWAAVAGQPTGFLPHHGVLAADGNLYISYSNGGGPYDGTSGDVWKLNTATGAWTRISPVPSTSSDLYYGYGGIAVDAQHPQTIMVAALNSWWPDTIIFRSTDAGATWTRIWDWTSYPSRSLRYTMDISSSPWLNFGNTNPVDPVPAVKLGWMVEDLEIDPFNSDRMMYGTGATIYGTDNLTNWDAGTKITIKPVAHGIEETAVLDLVSPPSGTAHLYSALGDIGGFRHDDLTKVPSAMYSIPFAGSNTSIDYAELKPEFLVRVGNGDTASGVQSSAFTYDAGGNWFKGNSDPSGISGGGTVAAAADASRVVWAPVGASVSYSTDNGNTWIAATGIPSGAQVASDRVNPKKFYGFANGTVYVSTNGGVSFTASAQAGLATAGKVKAVPGIEGDVWLAGTTGGLWHSTDSGATFTKLANVDAADVVGFGKAAPGQSYMAIYISGKIDGVAGFFRSDDGGASWLRINDDQHQYASTNTAITGDPRIYGRVYIGTNGYGIVYGDIAGSTPTSTPVTSTATPTGGTRTATPTYTATPTGGTRTATPTYTATTTATRTATATATRTATLTPTRTATATPTVTLTPTAVTPGTASCQVTYTVASQWGSGFIADVVVKNTGSTAISSWSLSWAFPGDQQVSNSWNAVSSQTGAGVVMTNAGWNSTIAAGGTATFGFQASYSGTNTAPASFTLNGTACTVAP; the protein is encoded by the coding sequence ATGCGGTTCCCTGGAAAAGTGGCAGCGGTGGCACTGGCCGTGGGAATGCTGCCAAGCATCGCAGGCTTGGCGCATGCGGCTCCGCTTCACGTAGCATCGACGCCGTACAGCTGGAAGAATGTGGAGATCGCCGGCGGCGGATTTGTTCCTGGCATTATTTTTAACACCAAAGAAAAAGATCTGATCTACGCCCGCACCGACATCGGCGGCGCGTACCGCTGGGATCCTGCGGCCAAGCGCTGGGTGCAGCTGCTGAACTGGGTGGGAGCCGCCGAGTGGGGCCTCTCCGGCATCTCTAGCCTGGCGACCGACCCGGTAGATCCCAACCGAGTCTACCTGGCGGCGGGCACGTACACCAATAGCTGGGAATCGACAAACGGCGCGATCCTGCGCTCGACCGACCGTGGCAACACATGGCAGCGCACCAGCCTACCCTTCAAGCTGGGCGGCAACATGCCTGGGCGCGGCATGGGCGAGCGCCTAGCGATCGACCCGAACAAGAACAATATTATCTTCTTTGGCGCGCCCAGCGGCAATGGCCTGTGGAAGAGCAGCGACTACGGCGTGACCTGGGCCAAGGTGACTAGCTTCCCCAACCCCGGCAACTATATCGCCGTGCCCGGCGATGCCTACCAGGGCGACACCCCCGGCGTGCTGTGGGAGACCTTCGTGCCCAGCACGGGCGCGGCGGGCAGCGCCACCCAGACGATCTACGCGGGCGTGGCCGACACCGCCAGCAGCATCTACCGCTCGACCGACGGCGGCGCGACCTGGGCGGCGGTGGCGGGGCAGCCCACCGGCTTCCTGCCCCACCACGGCGTGCTGGCCGCCGACGGCAACCTCTACATCAGCTACAGCAATGGCGGCGGCCCCTACGATGGCACATCCGGCGATGTCTGGAAGCTGAACACCGCCACCGGTGCGTGGACGCGGATCAGCCCGGTGCCCTCCACCAGTTCGGATCTGTACTACGGCTACGGCGGCATCGCCGTGGATGCGCAGCACCCCCAGACGATCATGGTGGCCGCGCTCAACTCGTGGTGGCCCGACACTATCATCTTCCGCAGCACCGACGCGGGCGCGACTTGGACGCGGATCTGGGACTGGACCAGCTACCCCAGCCGCTCGCTGCGCTACACCATGGATATCAGCAGCTCGCCCTGGCTGAACTTCGGCAACACCAACCCGGTCGATCCGGTGCCTGCGGTGAAGCTGGGCTGGATGGTGGAAGATCTGGAGATCGACCCCTTCAACTCCGACCGCATGATGTACGGCACCGGCGCGACGATCTACGGCACCGATAACCTCACCAACTGGGACGCTGGCACCAAGATCACGATCAAGCCGGTGGCCCATGGTATCGAGGAGACCGCCGTGCTCGATCTGGTCAGCCCGCCGAGCGGCACGGCGCACCTCTACAGCGCGCTGGGCGACATCGGCGGCTTCCGCCACGACGACCTCACCAAGGTGCCCTCGGCCATGTACTCCATCCCGTTTGCTGGGTCGAACACCAGCATCGACTATGCCGAGCTGAAGCCAGAGTTCCTGGTGCGCGTCGGCAACGGCGACACCGCCAGCGGCGTGCAGAGCTCGGCGTTCACCTACGACGCGGGCGGCAACTGGTTCAAGGGCAACAGCGACCCGTCGGGCATCTCCGGCGGCGGCACGGTGGCGGCGGCGGCGGACGCCAGCCGCGTGGTCTGGGCACCGGTGGGCGCGTCGGTCTCCTACTCGACCGACAACGGCAACACCTGGATCGCCGCCACCGGCATCCCCTCCGGCGCACAGGTCGCATCCGACCGCGTGAACCCCAAGAAGTTCTACGGCTTTGCCAACGGCACGGTCTACGTCAGCACCAACGGCGGCGTGAGCTTCACGGCCTCGGCGCAGGCTGGCCTGGCCACCGCAGGTAAGGTCAAGGCCGTGCCCGGCATCGAGGGCGACGTGTGGCTGGCAGGCACCACCGGCGGCCTCTGGCACTCGACCGACAGCGGCGCAACCTTCACCAAGCTGGCGAATGTCGACGCCGCCGATGTGGTGGGCTTCGGCAAGGCCGCCCCTGGGCAGAGCTATATGGCCATCTACATCTCGGGCAAGATCGACGGCGTGGCGGGCTTCTTCCGCTCGGATGACGGTGGCGCGTCGTGGCTGCGCATCAACGACGACCAGCACCAGTACGCATCCACCAACACCGCGATCACCGGCGACCCGCGCATCTACGGGCGCGTCTATATCGGCACCAATGGCTACGGCATCGTGTACGGCGACATCGCGGGCAGCACGCCCACCAGCACGCCGGTGACCAGCACGGCCACGCCGACCGGCGGCACGCGCACGGCCACGCCGACCTACACCGCCACGCCGACCGGCGGCACGCGCACGGCCACGCCGACGTATACGGCCACCACCACGGCCACGCGCACCGCCACGGCCACGGCCACGCGCACGGCTACGCTGACGCCCACGCGCACCGCCACGGCCACGCCCACCGTCACGCTCACACCCACGGCCGTGACGCCAGGCACCGCCAGCTGCCAGGTGACCTACACCGTGGCCAGCCAGTGGGGCAGCGGCTTTATCGCCGATGTAGTGGTGAAGAACACCGGCAGCACGGCGATCAGCAGCTGGTCGCTGTCGTGGGCCTTCCCCGGCGATCAGCAGGTCAGCAACTCGTGGAACGCCGTCTCGTCGCAGACCGGCGCGGGCGTGGTGATGACCAACGCTGGCTGGAACAGCACGATCGCGGCGGGCGGCACGGCCACGTTTGGCTTCCAGGCCAGCTACAGCGGCACCAACACCGCGCCCGCCAGCTTCACGCTGAACGGCACGGCCTGCACCGTCGCGCCGTAG